In Aquila chrysaetos chrysaetos chromosome 17, bAquChr1.4, whole genome shotgun sequence, one genomic interval encodes:
- the STMP1 gene encoding short transmembrane mitochondrial protein 1, with translation MLQFLLGFTLGNVVGMYLAQNYDIPNIAKKLEDFKKDVEAKKKPPSDKS, from the exons ATGCTGCAGTTCTTG CTTGGTTTTACTCTTGGCAATGTGGTTGGGATGTATCTGGCTCAGAACTATGAT attCCTAACATTGCAAAGAAGCTTGAAGAttttaagaaggatgtggaaGCTAAGAAGAAACCTCCTAGTGACAAGTCCTAA